Proteins from a genomic interval of Bacteroidales bacterium:
- a CDS encoding BlaI/MecI/CopY family transcriptional regulator codes for MESKELTKAEEQVMQYLWNIKKGFLKDIVDQFPEPKPAYTTVSTVIRVMVKKGFIGFNSYGKIHEYFPLIAKGEYFQNHVKSLINNYFNGSAPEFASCFANEQLNLSELEEIKKLIDEKIKSIKSNK; via the coding sequence ATGGAAAGTAAAGAGTTAACAAAAGCGGAAGAACAAGTAATGCAATATCTATGGAACATTAAAAAGGGTTTCTTAAAAGATATTGTCGATCAATTCCCCGAACCGAAACCTGCCTATACAACCGTTTCTACAGTTATTCGGGTTATGGTGAAAAAGGGGTTTATCGGGTTTAATTCATATGGTAAAATTCACGAATATTTTCCTTTGATTGCTAAAGGTGAATATTTTCAGAACCATGTAAAATCGTTAATTAATAATTATTTTAATGGTTCTGCCCCTGAGTTTGCATCGTGTTTTGCAAACGAACAGTTGAATCTTTCAGAGCTGGAAGAGATTAAAAAGTTAATTGATGAGAAGATAAAGAGTATTAAATCAAATAAATAA